One window of Arthrobacter oryzae genomic DNA carries:
- the rraA gene encoding ribonuclease E activity regulator RraA, producing MTDSPAGTPDNADTTPTAESRSINTADLYDERGEELNSIGLQFQSLGGLTHFSGPVRTIRCLEDNALVKSTLGTPGDGAVLVVDGAGSLRTALMGDMIAASAVANGWAGVVINGAIRDREVLADLPLGVKALGSNPRKSAKTGAGETDVDLEIDGVTVRPGAMIWCDPDGILVER from the coding sequence ATGACCGATTCCCCCGCAGGCACCCCAGACAACGCAGACACCACTCCCACGGCGGAGAGCCGCAGCATCAACACGGCCGACCTCTACGACGAGCGGGGCGAGGAACTCAATTCCATCGGGCTCCAGTTCCAGTCCCTGGGCGGGCTCACCCACTTCAGCGGGCCGGTCCGCACCATCCGCTGCCTCGAGGACAACGCCCTGGTCAAGTCCACCCTGGGTACTCCGGGTGACGGCGCGGTACTGGTGGTGGACGGCGCCGGTTCCCTGCGGACCGCCCTCATGGGGGACATGATCGCGGCGAGCGCCGTCGCGAACGGCTGGGCCGGCGTCGTTATCAACGGGGCCATCCGGGACCGTGAGGTCCTGGCCGACCTGCCGCTCGGCGTCAAGGCGCTGGGCAGCAATCCGCGCAAGAGTGCCAAGACCGGCGCCGGCGAAACGGATGTGGACTTGGAGATCGACGGCGTTACGGTGCGGCCCGGCGCCATGATCTGGTGCGATCCGGACGGGATTCTCGTGGAGCGCTGA
- a CDS encoding MDR family MFS transporter, protein MSKTAAGPVTGDVLTKRQTVTVMVGLMLGMFLSSLDQTIVSTSIYTIANDLDGLSLQAWATTAYLITSTVSAPLYGKLSDIFGRRPLYLAAIVIFLAGSLYAGSVHSMTELAIARGIQGMGAGGLLALALTIIGDIVALKDRAKFQGYFMSVFGISSVLGPVVGGAFAGSANILGFDGWRWVFFINLPIGLAALAVVFLYLHLPAKHVKQKIDYWGAAAITLAIVPLLLVAEQGRSWGWTSAASLLCLGLGIVGIIAFLLAEKRAGDYALIPLRLFRNLTFGLSSLLNFIIGIGMFGAIAMLPMYLQLVKGLTPTEAGLMMITFTVGILTGSITAGRTISASGTYRIFPIMGTAVLTAAAVAMGLSLGVDTGLWVPGVIAVFFGLGLGFCMQPLTLAMQVSVPPKDMGVGTSSAAFFRSMGGAVGTAVFISMLFSLAADRIATGMKDAMQNADYLAVLKDPAVAADPANAKLYEFFQNGATNDSLNDTSWLHTANPVLTRPITEGFAQSIDAVMLTAAVLTGIAFLISFALPKKKLTDPKAASHEAGSESVPAH, encoded by the coding sequence ATGTCCAAAACCGCCGCCGGGCCCGTAACCGGGGATGTCCTGACGAAACGTCAGACCGTCACAGTGATGGTGGGCCTCATGCTCGGCATGTTCCTCTCGTCGCTTGACCAGACCATCGTGTCCACCTCGATCTACACCATCGCCAACGACCTCGACGGACTCTCCCTGCAGGCCTGGGCCACCACGGCCTACCTGATCACGTCCACGGTGAGCGCCCCGCTGTACGGCAAACTCAGCGACATCTTCGGACGCCGCCCGCTGTACCTCGCCGCGATCGTGATCTTCCTGGCAGGCTCCCTCTATGCCGGCTCGGTGCACTCCATGACGGAGCTAGCCATCGCCCGCGGCATTCAGGGCATGGGCGCCGGCGGCCTACTGGCCCTCGCGCTGACCATCATCGGCGACATTGTTGCGCTCAAGGACCGGGCCAAGTTCCAGGGCTATTTCATGTCCGTCTTCGGCATCTCGTCAGTGCTGGGCCCCGTGGTGGGCGGCGCCTTCGCCGGCTCCGCGAACATCCTCGGCTTTGACGGCTGGCGCTGGGTGTTCTTCATCAACCTGCCCATCGGCCTCGCCGCCCTGGCCGTGGTTTTCCTCTACCTGCACCTGCCCGCCAAGCACGTGAAGCAGAAGATCGATTACTGGGGCGCGGCCGCCATCACGCTGGCAATTGTTCCGCTGCTCCTGGTGGCCGAGCAGGGGCGCAGCTGGGGCTGGACCTCGGCGGCGTCCCTCCTGTGCCTCGGACTGGGCATCGTGGGTATCATCGCGTTCCTGCTGGCCGAGAAGCGCGCCGGCGACTACGCCCTGATTCCGCTCCGGCTCTTCCGGAACCTTACTTTCGGCCTGTCATCCCTGCTGAACTTCATCATCGGCATCGGCATGTTCGGTGCCATCGCAATGCTGCCGATGTACCTCCAGCTGGTAAAGGGCCTCACCCCTACCGAGGCCGGCCTGATGATGATCACGTTCACCGTGGGCATCCTCACCGGTTCCATCACCGCCGGACGGACCATCTCGGCGTCGGGCACGTACCGGATCTTCCCGATCATGGGCACCGCCGTGCTGACCGCGGCAGCCGTTGCCATGGGCCTCTCGCTGGGCGTGGACACCGGACTCTGGGTCCCGGGCGTCATCGCGGTGTTCTTCGGCCTGGGCCTGGGTTTCTGCATGCAGCCGCTCACGCTGGCCATGCAGGTTTCCGTCCCGCCGAAGGACATGGGCGTGGGCACGTCCTCCGCCGCGTTCTTCCGGTCCATGGGCGGGGCCGTGGGCACTGCCGTCTTCATTTCCATGCTGTTCAGCCTCGCCGCGGACCGCATCGCCACGGGCATGAAGGACGCCATGCAGAACGCCGACTACCTGGCGGTGCTGAAGGATCCCGCAGTGGCTGCCGACCCCGCCAACGCCAAGCTCTATGAGTTCTTCCAGAACGGCGCCACGAACGATTCCCTCAACGACACCAGCTGGCTGCACACGGCCAACCCCGTGCTCACCCGGCCCATCACCGAGGGCTTCGCGCAGTCGATCGACGCTGTGATGCTCACCGCCGCAGTGCTCACCGGCATCGCGTTCCTGATCAGCTTCGCGCTGCCGAAGAAGAAGCTGACGGACCCGAAAGCAGCTTCGCACGAAGCAGGATCAGAGTCCGTGCCGGCGCACTAG
- a CDS encoding sugar porter family MFS transporter, protein MSTSSTEGRPGVPRKVIGLAIAGAVGGFLFGFDSSVVNGAVDAIKDEFVLSEAVTGFAVAVALLGCAAGAYMAGKVADKYGRIPAMKLGAVLFLVSALGTGFAFGVWDLIFWRLVGGLGIGLASVIAPAYISEISPRHVRGRLASLQQLAITTGIFAALLSDALFANSAGGADQPLWLGIEAWRWMFLAGAVPAVVYGWIAYTLPESPRFLVFKGKEDEARKVFQTIAPSEDTDRHIREIQSAIEEDKLAGQKGSLRGKVFGLQAVVWIGITLSVLQQFVGINVIFYYSTTLWKAVGFQEKDSLTISVATSVTNILVTLVAIALVDRIGRRPILLAGSVGMAVSLGAMALAFASATGSGEEISLPGAWGPVALVAANVFVISFGASWGPLVWVLLGEIFPSRIRARALGLAAAAQWIANFAITLSFPVMAAGSLPLTYAMYALFAAASFFFVMFKVPETNGMSLEQAETLFVPKGTVKV, encoded by the coding sequence ATGTCCACATCCAGCACCGAAGGCCGCCCCGGCGTTCCCCGCAAGGTGATCGGCCTCGCAATCGCGGGAGCGGTGGGCGGGTTCCTCTTCGGCTTTGACTCCTCCGTTGTCAACGGGGCCGTCGACGCCATCAAGGACGAGTTCGTCCTCAGCGAGGCCGTCACCGGCTTCGCCGTCGCCGTCGCCCTGCTGGGCTGCGCCGCCGGCGCCTACATGGCGGGCAAGGTGGCCGACAAGTACGGCCGCATTCCCGCCATGAAACTCGGCGCCGTCCTGTTCCTGGTGAGCGCCCTCGGCACCGGCTTCGCGTTCGGCGTCTGGGACCTGATCTTCTGGCGGCTGGTGGGCGGCCTCGGCATTGGCTTGGCCTCTGTCATTGCCCCCGCGTACATCTCGGAGATCTCGCCGCGGCACGTGCGCGGCCGGCTCGCCTCGCTGCAGCAACTTGCCATCACCACGGGTATTTTCGCCGCACTGCTGTCCGACGCCCTGTTCGCGAACTCGGCCGGCGGCGCGGACCAGCCGCTCTGGCTCGGCATCGAGGCCTGGCGGTGGATGTTCCTCGCCGGCGCCGTCCCCGCCGTCGTGTACGGCTGGATCGCGTACACCCTGCCCGAATCCCCGCGTTTCCTGGTCTTCAAGGGCAAGGAGGACGAGGCACGCAAGGTGTTCCAGACCATCGCACCGTCCGAGGACACCGACCGCCACATCCGCGAAATCCAGTCCGCCATCGAGGAAGACAAGCTGGCCGGCCAGAAGGGCTCGCTCCGCGGCAAGGTCTTTGGCCTGCAGGCCGTGGTGTGGATCGGCATCACCCTGTCCGTGCTGCAGCAGTTCGTCGGCATCAACGTGATCTTCTACTACTCCACCACCCTGTGGAAGGCCGTGGGCTTCCAGGAAAAGGACTCCCTCACCATTTCGGTGGCCACGTCCGTCACCAACATCCTGGTCACCCTCGTGGCCATCGCGCTGGTGGACCGCATCGGCCGTCGCCCCATCCTGCTAGCCGGTTCGGTGGGCATGGCGGTTTCACTGGGCGCCATGGCGCTGGCCTTCGCCTCAGCCACTGGCTCAGGTGAGGAGATTTCGCTGCCCGGCGCCTGGGGCCCCGTTGCCCTGGTGGCCGCCAACGTCTTTGTGATCAGCTTCGGAGCCTCGTGGGGCCCGCTGGTGTGGGTTCTGCTGGGCGAGATCTTCCCGTCCCGGATCCGCGCCCGCGCCCTTGGCCTCGCCGCGGCCGCACAGTGGATCGCCAACTTCGCCATTACGCTGAGCTTCCCGGTGATGGCGGCAGGTTCGCTGCCGCTGACGTACGCCATGTACGCACTGTTTGCAGCGGCGTCGTTCTTCTTTGTGATGTTCAAGGTGCCGGAGACCAACGGCATGTCGCTGGAGCAGGCGGAAACACTGTTCGTGCCGAAGGGGACCGTCAAGGTTTAG
- a CDS encoding GNAT family N-acetyltransferase produces the protein MTSAQPDPAALLTIDVDGGTFRLRPASRADLPEILKLLADDQLGAAREDTSNLAPYERAFEAIDADPAHLLVVGELMEPGEPARPVVATFQLSFIPGLSRRGSWRSQLEAVRVSSRLRGLGIGAAMVIWAAAESRHRGCSLMQLTTDKSRKDAHRFYERLGFTASHEGMKLLL, from the coding sequence ATGACTTCCGCGCAACCTGACCCGGCTGCCCTGCTGACCATCGACGTCGACGGCGGGACATTCCGCCTGCGTCCGGCATCGCGGGCGGACCTGCCCGAAATACTCAAACTCCTGGCAGACGACCAGCTGGGCGCAGCCCGCGAGGACACCTCCAATTTGGCCCCCTATGAGCGGGCCTTCGAAGCGATTGACGCCGACCCTGCCCACCTTCTGGTGGTCGGCGAACTCATGGAACCGGGGGAGCCGGCCCGGCCTGTCGTCGCCACGTTCCAGCTGAGCTTTATCCCGGGCCTCTCCCGCCGCGGTTCCTGGCGCAGCCAGCTCGAAGCCGTCCGGGTGTCGTCACGACTGCGCGGCCTTGGGATCGGAGCCGCCATGGTCATCTGGGCTGCCGCCGAGTCCCGACACCGGGGGTGCTCCCTGATGCAGCTGACTACGGACAAGTCGCGCAAGGACGCCCACCGCTTCTACGAACGCCTGGGATTCACGGCAAGCCATGAGGGCATGAAACTCCTCCTCTAG
- a CDS encoding mannitol-1-phosphate 5-dehydrogenase has product MKAVHFGAGNIGRGFVGLLLHQAGYELLFADVADDLISQLAAADSYDVHEVGENPTVRTVDNFRALNSATQEADVVAEIATADVVTTAVGPHILKFVAPVIAKGIAARAAGLAPLQVMACENAINATDILRDEVAAQWDPASGPLEAAAVFANTAVDRIVPNQEPGKGLDVTVETFYEWVIDRTPFGDNVPVIPGATFVDNLGPYIERKLFTVNTGHASAAYFGFEAGLGKISEAMADQDVAADVRAVLDETKELLIHKHGFNREEQEAYVEKILGRFTNPHLPDTVNRVGRAPLRKLSRHERFIGPAAELAERGIVPEALLGAMAAALRFNDPADAEATELAQIVASSTAAEATEKVTGLTPGHPLFAAVEALVEEVKAEAKV; this is encoded by the coding sequence GTGAAAGCTGTTCATTTTGGGGCCGGGAACATCGGCCGCGGCTTTGTGGGCCTGCTGCTGCACCAGGCAGGCTACGAGCTCTTATTCGCCGACGTCGCGGATGACCTGATCTCGCAGCTCGCCGCCGCGGACAGCTATGACGTCCACGAAGTGGGAGAGAACCCCACGGTGCGGACCGTTGACAACTTCCGGGCGCTCAACTCCGCCACCCAGGAGGCGGACGTGGTGGCGGAAATCGCGACGGCGGACGTCGTCACCACAGCGGTGGGGCCGCACATCCTGAAGTTCGTGGCGCCGGTGATTGCCAAGGGCATTGCCGCGAGGGCTGCCGGGCTGGCCCCGTTGCAGGTGATGGCGTGTGAGAACGCCATCAACGCCACGGACATCCTGCGGGACGAAGTGGCGGCGCAGTGGGATCCGGCGTCGGGTCCGCTCGAGGCCGCGGCTGTGTTCGCCAACACGGCCGTGGACCGGATCGTCCCCAACCAGGAGCCGGGCAAGGGCCTGGACGTCACGGTGGAGACGTTCTACGAGTGGGTCATCGACCGCACGCCGTTCGGGGACAACGTTCCGGTCATCCCGGGCGCCACGTTTGTGGACAACCTGGGGCCGTACATTGAGCGGAAGCTCTTTACGGTGAACACCGGGCACGCTTCCGCAGCGTACTTCGGGTTTGAGGCCGGGCTTGGCAAGATCTCGGAGGCCATGGCGGACCAGGACGTAGCCGCCGATGTGCGCGCCGTCCTGGACGAAACCAAGGAACTGCTGATCCACAAGCACGGCTTCAACCGCGAGGAGCAGGAAGCCTACGTCGAGAAGATCCTTGGCCGTTTCACCAATCCGCACCTGCCGGATACCGTGAACCGGGTGGGCCGCGCGCCGCTTCGAAAGCTCAGCCGGCACGAGCGCTTCATCGGCCCGGCCGCGGAACTGGCCGAACGGGGAATCGTGCCCGAGGCGCTGCTTGGAGCCATGGCAGCAGCCCTGCGCTTCAACGATCCCGCCGACGCCGAAGCAACCGAGCTGGCGCAGATCGTGGCATCGTCCACGGCTGCGGAGGCAACGGAAAAGGTGACCGGCCTGACGCCCGGGCACCCGCTCTTCGCGGCCGTCGAGGCGCTGGTGGAAGAGGTCAAGGCGGAGGCCAAGGTCTAG
- a CDS encoding PTS mannitol transporter subunit IICBA has protein sequence MATETVAKPRTSMRVHVQRFGTFLSGMIMPNMGAFIAWGIITAFFIPAGFTPNEELAKLVGPMITYLLPLLIGFTGGRIVHGVRGGVVGAVATMGVIVGTDIPMFIGAMIMGPLTAWIMKKLDKVWEGRVKPGFEMLIDNFSAGIVAAALAIFGMLVIGPVVKAFSNGASAVVEFLVTNGLLPFTSIFIEPAKVLFLNNAVNHGILTPLGTEQALANGKSLLFLLEANPGPGVGILLAYMIFGKGLAKASAPGAALIQFVGGIHEIYFPFVLMKPIIILAAIGGGMTGIFTLVLTGAGLRSPAAPGSIIAVFAATASDSYFGVALSVLLAATVSFLIASVILKASKTPVGETEEDSLSAATSRMESMKGKKSSISSALTGAGATTAVMAGPIKNIVFACDAGMGSSAMGASVLRNKIKAAGYPDVKVTNSAIANLSDTYDVVITHQDLTERAKPATASAVHVSVDNFMNSPRYDEIVELVKSSNTEGTAPGAATPVAAPAAAAAPEAVTPSDILVADSVVLNGTATTRDAAIDEAGRLLLDRGAVDSGYIDAMHEREESVSTYMGSFLAIPHGTNAAKDHIMKSAVSVIRYPNGIDWNGKEVKFVVGVAGINNEHLQILSSIAKVFTNKAQVAQLEAATTVDEVLALFGKVNA, from the coding sequence ATGGCAACAGAGACAGTTGCAAAACCCCGCACAAGCATGCGGGTTCACGTCCAGAGGTTCGGGACGTTCCTGTCCGGAATGATCATGCCCAACATGGGGGCCTTCATCGCCTGGGGCATCATCACGGCCTTCTTCATTCCGGCTGGCTTCACTCCCAATGAGGAACTGGCCAAGCTTGTTGGGCCAATGATCACTTACCTCCTGCCCCTCCTGATCGGCTTCACCGGTGGCCGGATTGTCCACGGCGTCCGCGGCGGCGTTGTGGGCGCAGTCGCGACAATGGGCGTGATCGTCGGTACCGACATCCCCATGTTCATCGGTGCCATGATCATGGGGCCGCTGACGGCGTGGATCATGAAGAAGCTGGACAAGGTCTGGGAAGGCCGGGTCAAGCCGGGCTTCGAGATGCTGATCGACAACTTCTCTGCCGGCATTGTTGCCGCGGCCTTGGCCATCTTCGGCATGCTGGTGATCGGCCCGGTGGTGAAGGCCTTCAGCAACGGCGCCAGCGCCGTCGTCGAATTCCTGGTCACCAACGGACTGCTGCCGTTCACCAGCATCTTCATCGAGCCGGCCAAGGTGCTGTTCCTGAACAACGCCGTCAACCACGGCATCCTGACGCCGCTGGGGACGGAGCAGGCGCTCGCCAACGGCAAGTCCCTCCTGTTCCTGCTCGAAGCCAACCCCGGCCCCGGCGTGGGCATCCTGCTCGCCTACATGATTTTCGGCAAGGGCCTGGCCAAGGCGTCAGCCCCCGGCGCCGCCCTGATCCAGTTCGTCGGCGGCATCCACGAAATCTACTTCCCGTTCGTGCTGATGAAGCCCATCATCATCCTGGCGGCCATCGGCGGCGGCATGACCGGCATCTTCACGCTGGTGCTCACCGGCGCCGGCCTGCGCTCCCCGGCCGCCCCGGGCAGCATCATCGCCGTCTTCGCCGCGACCGCCAGCGACAGCTACTTCGGGGTGGCACTGTCCGTGCTGCTCGCCGCCACGGTGTCCTTCCTGATCGCCTCGGTGATCCTGAAGGCCAGCAAGACCCCCGTCGGCGAAACCGAAGAGGACAGCCTCAGCGCCGCCACCTCCCGGATGGAATCCATGAAGGGCAAGAAGAGCTCCATCTCCTCCGCCCTGACCGGTGCGGGAGCAACCACCGCCGTTATGGCAGGTCCCATCAAGAACATCGTGTTTGCCTGCGACGCCGGCATGGGTTCCAGCGCGATGGGCGCCTCGGTGCTGCGGAACAAGATCAAGGCGGCCGGCTACCCCGACGTCAAGGTCACCAACTCCGCCATCGCCAACCTGAGCGATACCTACGATGTGGTGATCACGCACCAGGACCTCACTGAGCGGGCCAAACCTGCCACGGCCAGCGCCGTGCACGTGTCCGTGGACAACTTCATGAACAGCCCGCGCTATGACGAGATCGTGGAGTTGGTCAAGAGCAGCAACACCGAGGGAACGGCTCCAGGCGCCGCTACTCCCGTAGCCGCACCTGCCGCAGCCGCCGCGCCGGAGGCCGTGACGCCGTCGGACATCCTGGTGGCTGACAGCGTGGTCCTCAACGGCACCGCTACCACCCGTGACGCCGCAATCGACGAAGCGGGCAGGCTGCTGCTGGACCGCGGCGCCGTGGACAGCGGCTACATCGACGCCATGCACGAACGCGAGGAATCAGTGTCCACCTACATGGGCAGCTTCCTGGCCATTCCGCACGGCACCAACGCCGCCAAGGACCACATCATGAAGTCCGCGGTGTCCGTGATCCGTTACCCGAACGGCATCGACTGGAACGGCAAGGAGGTCAAGTTCGTGGTGGGCGTGGCCGGCATCAACAATGAGCACCTGCAGATCCTGTCCTCCATCGCCAAGGTTTTCACCAACAAGGCGCAGGTGGCCCAGCTCGAGGCGGCCACCACGGTTGACGAAGTTCTGGCGCTGTTCGGAAAGGTCAACGCATAG
- a CDS encoding TetR/AcrR family transcriptional regulator, translated as MSFDGQLPPKVRLLRAAAELLANSGGAAVSTRQITQLAGVSAPTLYHHFGDKEGLFDAVVAAGFEEYVAGERDFAPSGHPLEDIRRMWDNHVQFGLNQPELYLVMFGNIRPESRPAIVADAEALMEEMLNKAAVAGQLNVQPREAARSILAANVGVTLMLIAEPAAERNLELSTMTRDAMIFAVSAEQANGAGPDTSGKSSVVVAAIALNAALQASHSDQLSSSELKLFLEWLHRISTSPTS; from the coding sequence ATGAGTTTCGATGGCCAGCTTCCGCCCAAAGTTCGGTTGCTGCGTGCAGCCGCCGAACTGCTGGCCAACTCCGGTGGCGCGGCAGTTTCCACCCGCCAGATCACCCAGCTGGCAGGGGTCTCCGCTCCCACCCTCTATCACCACTTCGGTGACAAGGAAGGGCTGTTTGACGCCGTCGTCGCGGCGGGTTTCGAAGAATACGTGGCCGGCGAACGCGACTTCGCGCCGTCCGGACATCCGTTGGAAGACATCCGGCGGATGTGGGACAACCATGTCCAGTTCGGGCTGAACCAGCCGGAACTCTACTTGGTCATGTTTGGCAACATTCGCCCTGAGAGCCGTCCGGCCATCGTCGCCGATGCCGAGGCGCTCATGGAGGAAATGCTGAACAAAGCAGCCGTGGCAGGACAGTTGAATGTCCAACCGCGCGAAGCGGCCAGAAGCATCCTGGCGGCGAACGTGGGCGTGACACTCATGCTGATTGCTGAGCCTGCCGCGGAACGCAACCTTGAACTATCCACTATGACCCGTGACGCCATGATTTTCGCGGTTTCCGCGGAACAGGCCAACGGCGCCGGGCCCGACACGTCCGGAAAGTCCTCGGTTGTGGTGGCAGCGATCGCTTTGAACGCCGCGCTCCAGGCATCGCACTCGGACCAGCTCTCCAGCTCGGAACTCAAGCTCTTTCTCGAATGGCTCCACCGGATCTCCACCAGTCCCACCAGCTAG
- the ptsP gene encoding phosphoenolpyruvate--protein phosphotransferase, translating into MQNFPGVGVSPGRIIGTIRQMPKPISEPPAGEQLPAGVTAEDATAALKAASQAVHDELKSRAAHATGDGKAVLEATALMAKDTMLIKGAAKLVARGVSSERAIWESGSSVSEMLHNLGGYMAERATDVLDVRARIVAELRGVPAPGIPASNTPFVLVAEDLAPADTATLDPNKVLALVTAGGGPQSHTAIIARSLGLPAVVAAVGVDELPDGIEVFVDGAAGTVTSEPDDSLRAAAEAWTATASLLAEFSGTGSTADGHLVPLLANVGGGKDAEAAAKLGAQGVGLFRTEFCFLERDTEPSVEEQAAAYKSVFDAFPGKKVVLRTLDAGADKPLPFLTDSTEPNPALGVRGYRTDFTTPGVLDRQLEAIALAEKQSEADVWVMAPMISTAEEAARFASMCADAGIKTPGVMVEVPSAALTAEAILREVGFASLGTNDLTQYAMAADRQLGPLAALNTPWQPAVLRLVGLTVEGSRAEGHNKPVGVCGEAAADPALAVVLTGLGVSTLSMTARSLAAVAAVLKTVTLAEAQELAKLALSAPSATEARAWVREKLPVLTELGL; encoded by the coding sequence GTGCAGAACTTCCCAGGAGTAGGCGTCAGCCCCGGCCGCATCATCGGCACCATCCGCCAAATGCCCAAGCCCATCAGCGAACCACCTGCAGGCGAACAACTGCCCGCCGGCGTCACAGCCGAGGATGCGACAGCCGCCCTCAAGGCGGCTTCCCAGGCAGTGCACGATGAACTGAAGTCCCGGGCCGCCCACGCCACTGGCGATGGCAAGGCGGTGCTGGAAGCCACTGCACTGATGGCCAAGGACACCATGCTGATCAAGGGTGCGGCCAAGCTCGTTGCCCGCGGCGTCTCGAGTGAGCGCGCCATCTGGGAGTCCGGCTCCTCCGTCTCCGAAATGCTGCACAACCTGGGCGGCTACATGGCCGAGCGCGCCACCGACGTCCTGGACGTACGCGCCCGGATCGTCGCCGAGCTGCGCGGCGTGCCCGCCCCCGGCATCCCCGCCTCCAACACGCCGTTCGTCCTGGTGGCCGAGGATTTGGCGCCGGCCGACACCGCGACCCTGGACCCCAACAAGGTCCTGGCGCTCGTCACGGCAGGTGGCGGCCCCCAGTCCCACACCGCCATCATCGCCCGCTCCCTGGGCCTTCCCGCCGTCGTCGCCGCCGTGGGCGTGGACGAACTCCCCGACGGCATCGAAGTTTTTGTGGACGGCGCCGCCGGCACCGTCACGTCCGAACCCGACGACTCCCTGCGTGCCGCAGCGGAGGCATGGACGGCCACGGCTTCCCTGCTGGCCGAGTTCAGCGGCACCGGTTCGACGGCGGACGGGCACCTGGTGCCTCTCCTCGCCAACGTCGGCGGCGGCAAGGACGCGGAGGCAGCCGCCAAGCTGGGCGCGCAGGGCGTAGGACTGTTCCGCACCGAGTTCTGCTTCCTGGAACGGGACACCGAGCCCTCCGTGGAAGAGCAGGCCGCAGCCTACAAGAGCGTCTTTGATGCCTTCCCGGGCAAGAAGGTGGTCCTGCGCACGCTCGACGCCGGCGCCGACAAGCCGCTCCCGTTCCTGACCGACTCCACTGAGCCCAACCCAGCGCTGGGCGTCCGCGGCTACCGCACGGACTTCACCACGCCCGGCGTCCTGGACCGCCAGCTGGAGGCCATCGCGCTGGCCGAAAAGCAGTCCGAAGCGGACGTGTGGGTCATGGCCCCGATGATCTCCACGGCGGAAGAGGCCGCCCGCTTCGCCTCCATGTGCGCCGACGCCGGCATCAAGACACCCGGTGTGATGGTGGAGGTCCCCTCTGCCGCGCTCACGGCCGAGGCCATCCTGCGCGAAGTGGGATTCGCCAGCCTGGGCACCAACGACCTCACCCAGTACGCCATGGCGGCTGACCGGCAGCTCGGCCCGCTGGCCGCGCTGAACACCCCGTGGCAGCCCGCCGTCCTGCGTCTCGTCGGCCTGACCGTCGAGGGTTCGCGCGCGGAGGGCCACAACAAACCCGTGGGCGTCTGCGGCGAGGCAGCGGCGGACCCGGCCCTCGCCGTCGTACTGACCGGACTCGGCGTCTCCACGCTGTCCATGACCGCACGGTCGCTGGCGGCCGTGGCCGCAGTGCTCAAGACCGTCACGCTGGCCGAAGCACAGGAACTGGCCAAACTGGCGCTGTCCGCACCGAGCGCCACCGAAGCCCGGGCCTGGGTTCGCGAGAAGCTGCCCGTGCTCACCGAACTCGGCCTCTGA